A genomic window from Flavobacterium azooxidireducens includes:
- the rpsH gene encoding 30S ribosomal protein S8, with translation MYTDPIADYLTRVRNAVMANHKVVEIPASNLKKEITKILFDQGYILSYKFDDSSVQGTIKIALKYDKVTKEPVIRDIQRISKPGLRKYAGSSNLPRILNGLGIAIVSTSKGLMTGKQAKQLNVGGEVICYVY, from the coding sequence ATGTATACAGATCCTATTGCAGATTATCTAACAAGAGTTAGAAACGCAGTAATGGCTAATCACAAAGTGGTTGAAATTCCTGCTTCTAACCTTAAAAAAGAAATCACAAAGATTTTATTCGATCAAGGTTATATCCTAAGTTACAAGTTTGATGACAGTTCTGTTCAAGGAACAATCAAAATCGCACTTAAGTACGACAAAGTTACTAAAGAGCCGGTAATTAGAGATATCCAAAGAATTAGTAAACCAGGTTTACGTAAGTACGCAGGTTCTTCTAACCTACCTAGAATCCTTAACGGATTAGGAATTGCTATTGTTTCAACTTCAAAAGGTCTTATGACCGGAAAACAAGCGAAACAATTGAATGTTGGTGGAGAAGTAATTTGTTACGTATACTAA
- the rpsM gene encoding 30S ribosomal protein S13: MARIAGVDIPKNKRGVIALTYIFGIGRSRAIEILEKAQVSQDKKVQDWNDDEIGGIREAVSYFKIEGELRSEVSLHIKRLMDIGCYRGIRHRSGLPLRGQRTKNNSRTRKGKRKTVANKKKATK; encoded by the coding sequence ATGGCAAGAATCGCAGGGGTAGATATACCTAAAAACAAAAGAGGAGTTATTGCTTTAACCTATATTTTCGGTATCGGAAGAAGCAGAGCTATTGAGATTTTAGAAAAAGCTCAAGTTAGTCAAGACAAGAAAGTTCAAGATTGGAATGATGACGAAATCGGAGGAATCCGTGAAGCCGTTTCTTATTTCAAAATTGAAGGTGAATTGCGTTCAGAAGTATCACTACACATCAAACGTCTTATGGACATTGGATGTTATAGAGGAATCCGTCACAGATCTGGTCTTCCATTAAGAGGACAAAGAACTAAAAACAATTCCAGAACAAGAAAAGGTAAACGAAAAACTGTTGCTAACAAGAAAAAAGCAACTAAATAA
- the rpsD gene encoding 30S ribosomal protein S4 produces MARYTGPKTKIARKFGEAIFGEDKAFEKRNYPPGQHGLAKRRGKKSEYAVQLMEKQKAKYTYGILEKQFRNLFEKAAASKGVTGEILLQLCEARLDNVVYRMGVAPSRRAARQIVGHRHITVNGEIVNVPSYHLKPGDKVAVREKSKSVEAINNSLANASKVYEWITWNNDTKEGTFVTVPQRLQIPENIKEQLIVELYNK; encoded by the coding sequence ATGGCAAGATATACTGGTCCAAAAACTAAAATAGCTCGTAAATTTGGCGAAGCTATATTCGGAGAAGACAAAGCCTTCGAAAAAAGAAATTACCCTCCAGGGCAACATGGTTTAGCTAAGAGAAGAGGTAAAAAATCTGAATATGCAGTTCAGTTAATGGAAAAGCAAAAAGCGAAGTACACTTACGGAATTCTTGAAAAACAATTCAGAAACTTATTTGAAAAAGCAGCAGCATCTAAAGGTGTAACAGGTGAAATCCTTTTACAACTTTGCGAAGCTCGTTTAGACAACGTGGTTTACAGAATGGGTGTAGCTCCATCAAGAAGAGCAGCTCGTCAAATCGTTGGACACAGACACATCACTGTAAACGGTGAAATCGTGAACGTTCCTTCATACCACCTAAAACCAGGCGATAAAGTTGCTGTTCGTGAAAAATCTAAATCAGTAGAAGCTATCAACAATTCGTTAGCTAATGCTAGCAAAGTTTACGAGTGGATTACTTGGAACAATGATACCAAAGAAGGTACATTTGTAACTGTTCCACAACGTTTACAAATCCCGGAAAACATCAAAGAACAACTAATCGTTGAGTTATACAACAAATAA
- the rpsN gene encoding 30S ribosomal protein S14 yields MAKESMKAREVKRQKAVDKYAEKRKALLEAGDYEGLQKLPRNASPVRLHNRCKLTGRPRGYMRQFGLSRVTFREMANQGLIPGVKKASW; encoded by the coding sequence ATGGCTAAAGAATCAATGAAAGCCCGCGAGGTAAAAAGACAAAAAGCGGTAGACAAGTATGCTGAAAAAAGAAAAGCTTTATTAGAAGCTGGTGATTATGAAGGCTTACAAAAATTACCGAGAAATGCTTCTCCGGTTCGTTTACACAATCGTTGTAAATTAACAGGAAGACCAAGAGGGTATATGAGACAATTCGGTCTTTCACGTGTAACATTTCGTGAAATGGCTAACCAAGGATTAATTCCAGGAGTAAAGAAAGCTAGCTGGTAG
- a CDS encoding DNA-directed RNA polymerase subunit alpha, which yields MAIFNFQKPDKVIMIDSTDFEGKFEFRPLEPGYGLTVGNALRRVLLSALEGYAITSVRIEGVDHEFSTISGVVEDVTEIILNLKQVRFKRQIEDVDNETVTISLSGKEQITAGDFQKFISGFQVLNPELVICNLDSKVNINMELTIEKGRGYVPAEENKKQNAAIGTIFTDSIFTPIKNVKYAIENFRVEQKTDYEKLVFEIKTDGSINPKDALTEAAKVLIHHFMLFSDERITLEADEIAQTESYDEESLHMRQLLKTKLVDMDLSVRALNCLKAAEVDTLGDLVSFNKNDLMKFRNFGKKSLTELDELVAIKNLHFGMDLSKYKLDKE from the coding sequence ATGGCAATATTTAATTTTCAGAAGCCCGATAAAGTTATCATGATCGATTCAACCGATTTTGAAGGTAAGTTTGAATTCAGACCTTTAGAACCTGGTTACGGATTGACCGTTGGTAACGCACTTAGAAGAGTTTTGCTTTCCGCTCTTGAAGGATATGCTATTACATCTGTTCGTATTGAAGGTGTAGATCACGAGTTTTCTACCATCTCCGGTGTAGTAGAAGATGTAACCGAAATTATTTTGAACTTAAAACAAGTTCGTTTCAAACGTCAAATCGAAGATGTTGACAATGAAACCGTTACCATCTCTCTTTCCGGAAAAGAACAAATTACTGCTGGTGATTTTCAAAAATTTATTTCAGGTTTTCAAGTGTTAAACCCTGAACTAGTAATCTGTAACCTAGATTCTAAAGTTAACATCAATATGGAGTTAACTATCGAAAAAGGTAGAGGATACGTTCCTGCAGAAGAAAACAAAAAACAAAACGCAGCAATCGGAACAATTTTCACTGATTCTATTTTTACACCTATCAAGAATGTAAAATATGCAATCGAAAACTTCCGTGTTGAGCAAAAAACAGATTATGAAAAATTGGTTTTCGAAATCAAAACCGATGGTTCAATCAATCCAAAAGATGCTTTAACAGAAGCCGCTAAAGTTTTAATTCACCACTTTATGTTGTTCTCAGACGAAAGAATTACACTTGAAGCTGACGAAATTGCACAAACAGAATCATACGATGAGGAATCATTGCACATGAGACAATTGCTTAAAACTAAGCTTGTTGATATGGATCTTTCTGTAAGAGCACTAAATTGTTTGAAAGCGGCAGAAGTTGATACATTAGGTGACTTAGTATCATTCAATAAAAACGACTTGATGAAATTCCGTAACTTCGGTAAGAAATCATTGACCGAGCTTGATGAGCTTGTAGCAATTAAAAACTTACATTTCGGAATGGATTTGTCAAAATATAAACTAGATAAAGAATAA
- the rpsE gene encoding 30S ribosomal protein S5, whose product MYNKYKNVELVKPSGLELKDRLVSVNRVTKVTKGGRAFGFSAIVVVGDENGVVGHGLGKSKDVSEAIAKAVEDAKKNLVKIPLSGQSVPHEQKGKFGGARVFLMPASHGTGVIAGGAVRSVLESVGIHDVLSKSQGSSNPHNVVKATFDALLQMRSAYTVSKQRGISLEKVFKG is encoded by the coding sequence ATGTATAACAAATACAAAAATGTAGAGTTAGTAAAACCTAGTGGTCTTGAATTAAAAGATCGTTTGGTAAGTGTAAATCGTGTTACCAAAGTAACAAAAGGTGGTAGAGCATTTGGTTTTTCTGCTATTGTTGTGGTAGGTGATGAAAACGGAGTAGTTGGACACGGATTAGGAAAATCTAAAGACGTATCAGAAGCAATCGCTAAGGCTGTGGAAGATGCTAAGAAAAATTTAGTAAAAATTCCTCTAAGTGGACAATCAGTTCCTCACGAACAAAAAGGAAAATTTGGTGGAGCTCGTGTATTCTTAATGCCTGCATCTCACGGTACAGGAGTTATTGCTGGTGGTGCTGTTCGTTCGGTACTTGAATCAGTAGGAATTCACGATGTATTATCAAAATCTCAAGGATCTTCAAACCCTCACAACGTAGTAAAAGCAACTTTTGATGCTTTACTTCAAATGAGAAGTGCTTACACAGTGTCTAAGCAAAGAGGAATTTCTTTAGAGAAAGTATTTAAAGGTTAA
- the rplO gene encoding 50S ribosomal protein L15 has product MNLSNLQPAEGSTHNQNKRLGRGEGSGKGGTASRGHKGAKSRSGYSKKIGFEGGQMPLQRRVPKFGFKNINRVDYQGINLDTLQALVDNGTVTDTVDFSVIIENRLATKNELVKVLGRGELKAKLKVTAHKFTATAKAAIEAAGGEAVTL; this is encoded by the coding sequence ATGAATTTAAGTAACTTACAACCAGCTGAAGGTTCAACACACAATCAAAATAAAAGATTAGGTAGAGGAGAAGGTTCTGGAAAAGGTGGTACTGCGTCACGTGGTCACAAAGGAGCAAAATCTCGTTCTGGTTATTCTAAAAAGATTGGTTTTGAAGGTGGTCAAATGCCACTTCAAAGACGTGTGCCTAAGTTCGGATTTAAAAATATCAATAGAGTAGATTATCAAGGAATTAACCTTGATACTTTACAAGCTTTAGTGGATAATGGTACAGTAACTGATACAGTAGATTTCTCTGTAATCATCGAAAACCGTTTGGCTACTAAAAACGAATTGGTAAAAGTATTAGGTCGAGGTGAATTAAAAGCGAAATTAAAAGTAACCGCTCACAAATTTACAGCAACTGCCAAAGCCGCTATCGAAGCTGCAGGTGGAGAAGCTGTAACATTATAA
- the secY gene encoding preprotein translocase subunit SecY has product MKKFFETLANVWKIEELKNRILITLGLLLVYRFGAQVTLPGIDATKLEGLSAQTDQGIGSILNMFTGGAFSQASVFALGIMPYISASIVVQLMGIAVPYLQKLQKDGESGRKKINQITRWLTIAITLVQGPGYIYNLYRTLPGDAFLLGFNSFSFLFSAVLILVTGTIFAMWLGEKITDKGIGNGISLLIMVGIIARLPEAFIQEFVSTVTKDQGGPVLLVFEIILWLLIIVASVLLVMAVRKIPVQYARRTAGGDFEQDMMGANRQFIPLKLNASGVMPIIFAQAIMFIPAAVAGLSDSETAQSVTGAFSDMFGLWYNIVFALLIIVFTYFYTAITVPTNKMADDLKRSGGFIPGIRPGLETSDFLDKVMSLITLPGSIFLALIAVFPAVVVNLMGVQQNWGMFFGGTSLLIMVGVAIDTMQQVNSYLLNRHYDGLMKSGKNRKAVA; this is encoded by the coding sequence ATGAAGAAATTTTTTGAAACACTCGCAAACGTATGGAAGATCGAAGAACTTAAGAATAGAATTCTTATCACTCTTGGGTTACTTTTAGTTTACCGTTTTGGAGCACAGGTTACTTTACCCGGTATAGACGCCACTAAATTAGAAGGTTTGTCTGCTCAAACAGATCAAGGAATTGGATCAATTCTTAATATGTTTACCGGTGGGGCATTCTCTCAAGCATCCGTTTTTGCTTTGGGAATTATGCCTTACATTTCTGCATCTATTGTGGTGCAATTAATGGGAATTGCAGTTCCATATTTACAAAAACTGCAAAAGGACGGTGAGAGTGGAAGAAAGAAAATTAATCAAATTACACGTTGGTTAACAATTGCAATCACGTTGGTACAAGGTCCGGGTTATATCTATAACCTATACAGAACTTTACCTGGTGATGCATTTTTATTAGGATTTAATTCCTTCTCGTTCTTATTCTCAGCAGTTCTTATCCTTGTTACAGGTACAATTTTTGCCATGTGGTTAGGAGAAAAAATTACTGATAAAGGTATTGGAAATGGAATCTCTTTATTAATTATGGTTGGTATTATTGCCCGTTTACCGGAAGCATTCATACAAGAATTCGTTTCAACTGTAACTAAAGATCAAGGTGGTCCTGTACTTTTAGTTTTCGAAATTATACTTTGGTTATTGATCATCGTTGCCAGCGTCCTATTGGTTATGGCAGTTAGAAAGATACCAGTACAATACGCCAGAAGAACTGCAGGTGGTGATTTTGAACAAGATATGATGGGTGCAAACAGACAGTTTATTCCGTTAAAGCTTAATGCTTCAGGAGTTATGCCAATCATTTTTGCACAAGCTATCATGTTCATCCCAGCAGCAGTAGCCGGTTTATCTGATTCTGAAACAGCTCAATCCGTTACAGGAGCTTTCAGTGATATGTTCGGTTTATGGTACAACATTGTTTTTGCTTTATTAATTATTGTATTTACATACTTTTATACAGCAATCACAGTACCTACAAACAAAATGGCTGATGATTTAAAAAGAAGTGGTGGTTTTATACCGGGTATCAGACCAGGATTGGAAACATCTGACTTTTTAGACAAAGTGATGTCTTTAATCACATTACCGGGTTCTATTTTCTTAGCTCTTATTGCAGTATTTCCTGCAGTAGTTGTTAACCTAATGGGAGTTCAACAGAACTGGGGAATGTTTTTTGGAGGTACATCCTTATTAATTATGGTTGGAGTTGCAATTGATACTATGCAACAAGTGAATTCATACTTGTTGAATAGACATTATGATGGTTTAATGAAATCAGGTAAAAATAGAAAAGCAGTAGCTTAA
- the rplF gene encoding 50S ribosomal protein L6, translating into MSRIGKNPVEIPSGVTLEVNEGVITVKGKLGQLTQEFSDVTVKVEDGQVLVERSSDHKDHRAKHGLYRSLISNMINGVSNGFTKELELVGVGYRASNQGQKLDLALGFSHNIILEIAPEVKLETVSEKGKNPIVKLTSHDKQLLGQVAAKIRGFRRPEPYKGKGVKFVGEVLRRKAGKSA; encoded by the coding sequence ATGTCAAGAATAGGTAAAAATCCAGTTGAAATTCCATCAGGCGTTACGTTAGAAGTTAACGAAGGTGTAATTACAGTAAAAGGAAAATTAGGTCAACTAACACAGGAGTTTTCGGACGTAACTGTAAAAGTTGAAGACGGTCAAGTATTGGTGGAAAGATCATCTGACCACAAAGATCATAGAGCTAAACATGGTTTATACAGATCATTAATCAGTAACATGATTAACGGTGTATCAAACGGTTTTACAAAAGAATTAGAGTTAGTAGGGGTAGGGTACAGAGCTTCTAATCAAGGTCAAAAATTAGATCTTGCATTAGGATTTTCTCACAATATCATTTTAGAAATTGCTCCAGAAGTAAAATTGGAAACAGTTTCAGAAAAAGGTAAGAACCCAATCGTTAAACTAACCTCTCACGATAAACAACTTTTAGGTCAGGTTGCCGCTAAAATTAGAGGTTTCCGTCGTCCAGAACCTTACAAAGGAAAAGGAGTTAAATTCGTAGGTGAAGTATTAAGAAGAAAAGCAGGTAAATCAGCTTAA
- the rplE gene encoding 50S ribosomal protein L5 — protein sequence MAYIPRLKEEYRSRVIPALKEEFGYKNVMQVPKLEKIVLSRGVGAAVSDKKLVDYAVDELTKITGQKALATISKKDVAAFKLRKGMPIGAKVTLRGERMYEFLDRLITSSLPRVRDFGGIKATGFDGRGNYNLGVLEQIIFPEIDIDKVNKISGMDITFVTTAKTDKEAKSLLAELGLPFKKN from the coding sequence ATGGCTTATATCCCTAGACTAAAAGAAGAATATAGAAGCAGAGTTATTCCTGCTTTGAAAGAAGAGTTCGGTTACAAAAACGTAATGCAAGTTCCAAAACTTGAAAAAATCGTTTTAAGCCGTGGTGTCGGAGCTGCTGTATCAGACAAGAAATTGGTTGATTATGCAGTAGACGAGTTGACAAAAATCACAGGTCAAAAAGCTTTAGCTACTATTTCTAAGAAAGACGTTGCTGCCTTTAAATTAAGAAAAGGTATGCCAATTGGAGCTAAAGTAACTTTACGTGGTGAAAGAATGTATGAATTCTTAGATAGATTGATTACATCTTCATTACCTCGTGTAAGAGATTTTGGTGGAATCAAAGCAACTGGTTTTGACGGAAGAGGTAATTACAATCTTGGTGTTTTAGAGCAAATCATTTTCCCGGAAATTGATATTGACAAAGTAAACAAAATTTCAGGAATGGATATTACTTTTGTAACAACGGCTAAAACCGACAAAGAAGCAAAATCATTATTAGCAGAATTAGGATTACCTTTTAAAAAGAATTAA
- the infA gene encoding translation initiation factor IF-1 — MAKQSAIEQDGSIIEALSNAMFRVELENGHVVIAHISGKMRMHYIKLLPGDKVKLEMSPYDLTKARITYRY, encoded by the coding sequence ATGGCAAAACAATCAGCAATAGAACAAGACGGATCAATCATTGAAGCATTATCAAATGCAATGTTCCGTGTAGAATTAGAAAATGGTCACGTAGTGATTGCTCATATTTCCGGTAAAATGCGTATGCATTACATCAAATTATTACCTGGTGATAAAGTGAAATTGGAAATGAGCCCTTACGACCTGACAAAAGCAAGAATTACTTATAGATATTAA
- a CDS encoding MarR family winged helix-turn-helix transcriptional regulator, whose protein sequence is MKNLELVTSENKYNLLSGRLSLLLNKFLSQQFKKKGLSLTREQWSVLAVLWKNDGCAQQVIADDTNRDKPSVTRLIDNLVKEGYVLRKNDENDRRLNLIFLTEKGKNIEKEVMEVVDDTINKATKDLTNDQIVAVRVAFQIVYDNIKVFVK, encoded by the coding sequence ATGAAAAATTTAGAATTGGTTACAAGTGAAAATAAGTACAATTTGTTATCGGGTAGGCTATCTTTATTGTTAAATAAATTCTTATCACAACAATTTAAGAAAAAAGGGTTGAGTTTAACTCGTGAGCAATGGTCGGTTTTAGCGGTTTTATGGAAAAATGATGGATGTGCACAGCAAGTAATTGCCGATGATACAAATAGAGATAAACCGAGCGTAACCAGATTAATTGATAATTTGGTTAAAGAAGGATATGTTTTAAGAAAGAATGACGAAAACGATCGCCGACTTAATTTGATTTTCTTGACCGAAAAAGGTAAAAATATTGAGAAAGAAGTTATGGAAGTTGTGGACGATACTATAAATAAAGCGACTAAAGATTTAACGAACGACCAAATTGTTGCCGTACGTGTTGCATTTCAAATTGTTTATGATAATATTAAAGTTTTTGTAAAATGA
- the rpsK gene encoding 30S ribosomal protein S11 has product MAKATAKKRKVIVESTGEAHINATFNNIIISLTNKKGEVISWSSAGKMGFRGSKKNTPYAAQMAAEDCSKVALEAGLKKVKVYVKGPGNGRESAIRSIHNGGIEVTEIIDVTPMPHNGCRPPKRRRV; this is encoded by the coding sequence ATGGCTAAAGCAACAGCAAAAAAACGTAAAGTTATCGTTGAATCAACGGGTGAAGCTCATATTAATGCAACTTTTAACAACATTATTATTTCACTTACCAACAAAAAAGGTGAAGTAATTTCTTGGTCTTCTGCCGGTAAAATGGGTTTTAGAGGATCTAAAAAGAACACTCCTTATGCCGCTCAAATGGCTGCAGAAGATTGTTCAAAAGTAGCACTTGAGGCAGGTTTAAAGAAAGTGAAAGTGTATGTGAAAGGACCAGGAAACGGACGTGAGTCTGCTATCCGTTCTATCCATAACGGTGGAATCGAAGTTACAGAAATTATCGACGTAACTCCAATGCCACACAACGGATGTAGACCTCCAAAAAGAAGAAGAGTTTAA
- the rplX gene encoding 50S ribosomal protein L24: MTKLKIKSGDIVKVIAGDHKGTEGKVLRVFVDANKAIVEGTNMVSVHTKPSAKNPQGGIVKKEAPIQISNLSLIDPKSKKATKVGYKVEGDKKVRFSKKSNQVL; the protein is encoded by the coding sequence ATGACAAAATTAAAAATTAAATCAGGAGACATTGTAAAAGTTATCGCAGGTGACCATAAGGGTACTGAAGGTAAAGTTTTACGTGTTTTTGTAGATGCAAATAAAGCGATTGTTGAAGGTACAAACATGGTTTCAGTTCACACTAAACCAAGTGCAAAAAACCCTCAAGGTGGAATCGTAAAGAAAGAAGCTCCTATTCAAATATCAAACTTGTCTTTAATTGATCCAAAGTCAAAAAAAGCAACAAAAGTTGGATATAAAGTAGAAGGAGATAAGAAAGTAAGATTTTCAAAAAAATCTAATCAAGTATTATAG
- the carA gene encoding glutamine-hydrolyzing carbamoyl-phosphate synthase small subunit: MNYTTRQPAILLLADGTIFHGKSIGISGKTFGEVCFNTGMTGYQEIFTDPSYFGQIMVATNAHIGNYGVNDQEVESDSIKISGLVCKNFSFNYSRPDAAGSLYDYFEKQNLIAISDVDTRALVSYIRDHGAQNAVICTDGTFIEDLKTQLANVPDMKGLELASTVSTKEPYFFGDEKATYKISALDLGIKTNILRNLAKRDCYIKVFPYNASYADLQSFNPDGYFLSNGPGDPEPLTGVIEVAKQIIAENKPLFGICLGHQIIGLANGISTYKMFNGHRGINHPVKNLITGKGEITSQNHGFAVVREELEKHPDLEITHEHLNDGTVAGMRMKSKNCFSVQYHPEASPGPHDSSYLFDQFVAHMVNNK; this comes from the coding sequence ATGAACTACACCACACGACAACCCGCCATTCTTTTACTAGCAGATGGCACCATTTTTCACGGAAAATCAATCGGAATAAGCGGAAAAACCTTCGGCGAAGTCTGCTTCAACACCGGAATGACAGGCTATCAGGAAATCTTTACCGATCCGTCTTATTTCGGTCAAATTATGGTGGCCACCAATGCACACATTGGAAATTATGGCGTAAACGACCAAGAAGTAGAATCCGATTCTATCAAAATCTCCGGATTAGTTTGCAAGAATTTCAGCTTCAACTATTCCCGACCCGATGCTGCCGGAAGTTTATACGACTATTTCGAAAAACAAAACCTAATCGCCATTTCTGATGTTGACACAAGAGCTTTGGTAAGCTACATCCGTGACCACGGAGCACAAAATGCTGTAATCTGCACCGACGGAACTTTCATCGAAGATTTAAAAACACAATTAGCCAACGTTCCCGATATGAAAGGCTTGGAATTGGCATCCACCGTTTCAACTAAAGAACCTTATTTCTTCGGAGACGAAAAGGCAACTTATAAAATTTCTGCGTTAGATTTAGGTATTAAAACCAACATCCTTCGCAATTTAGCCAAAAGAGATTGTTACATCAAAGTATTTCCATACAACGCATCGTATGCCGATTTACAAAGTTTCAATCCTGATGGTTACTTTTTGTCCAACGGTCCCGGCGATCCGGAACCATTGACCGGCGTAATCGAAGTGGCAAAACAAATCATAGCCGAAAATAAACCTTTATTCGGAATCTGTCTTGGTCATCAAATCATTGGTTTGGCCAACGGCATTTCAACCTATAAAATGTTCAACGGACATCGCGGAATCAATCATCCCGTAAAAAATCTAATCACCGGAAAAGGAGAAATTACTTCTCAAAACCACGGATTCGCAGTTGTTCGCGAAGAACTTGAAAAACATCCCGATTTAGAAATCACTCACGAACACCTGAACGACGGAACCGTAGCCGGAATGCGAATGAAATCGAAGAATTGTTTCTCAGTGCAATACCATCCAGAGGCTAGTCCAGGGCCTCATGATTCAAGCTATTTATTTGACCAATTTGTAGCACATATGGTAAACAATAAATAG
- the rplR gene encoding 50S ribosomal protein L18, with the protein MSLTKSDRRQRIKFRIRKIVSGTATKPRLSVFRSNKEIYAQLVDDLNGVTILAASSRDKGVDSKGTNVEVANAVGKLVAEKALKAGIDTVTFDRGGYLYHGRIKSLAEGARAAGLKF; encoded by the coding sequence ATGTCATTAACAAAATCTGATAGAAGACAGAGAATTAAGTTCAGAATTAGAAAGATTGTAAGCGGAACTGCTACTAAACCAAGACTTTCTGTATTCAGAAGCAACAAAGAAATCTACGCACAATTAGTAGACGACTTAAACGGAGTAACTATTTTGGCCGCTTCCTCTAGAGATAAAGGAGTAGATTCAAAAGGAACAAACGTTGAAGTAGCTAACGCAGTAGGAAAACTAGTTGCTGAAAAAGCATTGAAAGCTGGTATAGATACAGTAACTTTCGACAGAGGAGGATACTTATACCACGGTCGTATTAAATCATTAGCAGAAGGAGCGAGAGCTGCCGGACTTAAATTCTAA
- the rplQ gene encoding 50S ribosomal protein L17, giving the protein MRHGKKFNHLSRQQGHRRLMLANMACSLIEHKRINTTVAKAKALKQFVEPLITKSKEDTTHNRRIVFAYLRNKYGVTELFREVAAKVGDRPGGYTRIIKLGNRLGDNADMAMIELVDFNELYNGGKKEEKKAKSRRGGKAKKTEAAAPEAKAPEAPAADSTPTTEAAE; this is encoded by the coding sequence ATGAGACACGGAAAAAAATTCAACCATTTAAGCAGACAACAAGGTCACAGAAGATTAATGTTGGCTAACATGGCTTGTTCATTAATTGAGCACAAAAGAATCAATACAACAGTTGCTAAAGCAAAAGCTTTGAAACAATTCGTTGAGCCATTGATCACAAAATCAAAAGAAGATACTACGCACAACAGACGTATCGTATTTGCTTACTTGAGAAACAAATATGGTGTTACCGAACTTTTTAGAGAAGTAGCAGCAAAAGTGGGCGACCGTCCAGGTGGTTACACACGTATCATCAAGTTAGGAAATCGTTTGGGAGATAACGCTGATATGGCGATGATCGAACTAGTAGATTTCAACGAACTATACAACGGAGGTAAAAAAGAAGAGAAAAAAGCAAAAAGCCGTCGTGGTGGAAAAGCTAAGAAAACCGAAGCCGCTGCTCCAGAAGCAAAAGCACCGGAAGCTCCAGCTGCTGATTCAACTCCAACAACCGAAGCTGCTGAATAA
- the ykgO gene encoding type B 50S ribosomal protein L36 gives MKVRASVKKRSAECVIVRRKGRLYVINKKNPRFKQRQG, from the coding sequence ATGAAAGTAAGAGCATCAGTAAAGAAAAGAAGTGCCGAATGCGTAATCGTTCGCAGAAAAGGCAGATTGTACGTTATTAACAAAAAGAATCCTAGATTTAAACAAAGACAAGGATAA
- the rpmD gene encoding 50S ribosomal protein L30: MSKILVKQVKSQINCPLTQKRTLVSLGLKRLGQVVEHENSSAILGMVNKVKHLVSVEETK; the protein is encoded by the coding sequence ATGTCAAAGATTTTAGTAAAACAAGTAAAAAGTCAAATCAACTGTCCTCTAACTCAAAAGAGAACATTGGTTTCTTTGGGTCTTAAAAGATTAGGACAAGTAGTAGAGCATGAAAATTCATCTGCTATCCTTGGTATGGTAAATAAAGTTAAACACTTAGTTTCTGTAGAAGAAACTAAATAA